A region of Vigna radiata var. radiata cultivar VC1973A chromosome 10, Vradiata_ver6, whole genome shotgun sequence DNA encodes the following proteins:
- the LOC106775310 gene encoding uncharacterized protein LOC106775310 isoform X2, with product MYEDIRSLGLLPSCCCSTSTCAVCRKWKLVGSDNALWSNLFRERWGEDHSAFYAPIGSKSWKDVYEVQDRCDRIGVGLKIIREGSDYYLVHQGEIQRHLGSRKNEEKETAHSFHSEIEFNGESSLAEERSCRGILDKILFFIGDLEVASAEAKRTRVT from the exons ATGTATGAAGATATTCGGTCTCTTGGATTACTGCCATCTTGCTGTTGCTCAACAAG CACTTGTGCAGTGTGTAGGAAGTGGAAGCTGGTGGGCTCAGACAATGCTCTATGGTCTAACCTTTTTAGAGAGAGATGGGGAGAAGATCATTCTGCTTTTTATGCTCCCATTGGCTCAAAATCATGGAAAGATGTATATGAGGTGCAAGATCGTTGTGATCGAATTGGAGT GGGTTTGAAGATTATTAGAGAAGGCAGTGACTATTATCTTGTTCACCAAGGAGAGATACAGCGACATCTGGGTTCaagaaaaaatgaggaaaaagaaaCTGCTCACAGCTTCCATTCAGAAATTGAATTCAATGGAGAAAGCTCTCTAGCTGAAGAGAGATCATGTCGTGGAATTTTGGACAAAATCCTTTTTTTCATAGGAGATTTGGAAGTTGCTTCTGCAGAAGCCAAACGTACCCGTGTCACATGA
- the LOC106775310 gene encoding uncharacterized protein LOC106775310 isoform X1 — MIIAKFSKMEMLPVEICMKIFGLLDYCHLAVAQQVCRKWKLVGSDNALWSNLFRERWGEDHSAFYAPIGSKSWKDVYEVQDRCDRIGVGLKIIREGSDYYLVHQGEIQRHLGSRKNEEKETAHSFHSEIEFNGESSLAEERSCRGILDKILFFIGDLEVASAEAKRTRVT; from the exons ATGATTATTGCCAAGTTTTCGAAAATGGAGATGTTGCCAGTGGAAATATGTATGAAGATATTCGGTCTCTTGGATTACTGCCATCTTGCTGTTGCTCAACAAG TGTGTAGGAAGTGGAAGCTGGTGGGCTCAGACAATGCTCTATGGTCTAACCTTTTTAGAGAGAGATGGGGAGAAGATCATTCTGCTTTTTATGCTCCCATTGGCTCAAAATCATGGAAAGATGTATATGAGGTGCAAGATCGTTGTGATCGAATTGGAGT GGGTTTGAAGATTATTAGAGAAGGCAGTGACTATTATCTTGTTCACCAAGGAGAGATACAGCGACATCTGGGTTCaagaaaaaatgaggaaaaagaaaCTGCTCACAGCTTCCATTCAGAAATTGAATTCAATGGAGAAAGCTCTCTAGCTGAAGAGAGATCATGTCGTGGAATTTTGGACAAAATCCTTTTTTTCATAGGAGATTTGGAAGTTGCTTCTGCAGAAGCCAAACGTACCCGTGTCACATGA